A genome region from Akkermansiaceae bacterium includes the following:
- a CDS encoding type II toxin-antitoxin system VapC family toxin: MKLLFDTQAFLWWCLVAPQMTPAALAALDEAEQVFLSPVTLWEIGLKGSGRGFDFDLPKDWETVLPAHAERYQISWLAISPRHCRLIQDLPFHHRDPFDRMLIAQALEGGLSVIGSDEQFEKYGVERIW, encoded by the coding sequence ATGAAGTTGCTCTTTGACACCCAGGCTTTCCTCTGGTGGTGCTTGGTCGCCCCGCAGATGACCCCTGCGGCTCTCGCAGCCCTGGATGAGGCCGAGCAGGTGTTCCTCTCGCCAGTGACTCTCTGGGAGATCGGATTGAAGGGCAGCGGAAGGGGATTTGATTTTGATCTCCCAAAGGATTGGGAAACCGTGCTCCCCGCCCATGCCGAACGCTACCAGATCTCGTGGCTGGCGATATCGCCCCGTCATTGCCGTTTGATTCAGGATTTGCCCTTCCATCACAGAGACCCCTTTGATCGGATGCTCATCGCACAAGCTTTGGAGGGAGGCCTGTCCGTGATAGGCTCGGATGAGCAGTTTGAGAAATACGGGGTGGAGAGGATTTGGTGA
- the cas12b gene encoding type V CRISPR-associated protein Cas12b produces MNRIYQGRAKSLEIIDSEGNTHTSTIGDPLSCPLWKHHSIFQDAVNYYLLALGSLADKSSPSRVIRDLRVRLDASWEKHPRNQSPLSGLRASLRRTFPALPTNATIGEGFKAILTGNEAPENVRMVSLTLLLSKCGGDAAIQQGGRGYFPRFCDPKTNPTWDYSASSLESTSGSDTLANVLHSEPSQAELESIAAIMDLSWAGVKLQPGKFYKGNDAKARLHEAISHLLSMLENPSKRLTEALENLGVEPATQLSAYRDAIATLPDEISIPKNRKAAKDLTFSAITFIHFPSELTRRFLRLGIKAPKATKVSAKKDDESLFRSLGDDPIKLARGNRGYVFPAFTSLPIWNPASEGLPVWKEFDIAAFKEALKALNQFNLKTIEREEKLHRAIHERDFLLWRTDEAPKSGDEDTEVAAPSRYGKSREDWEAKWKLITDLETELGRNLNEGEWQISTGSVRGLRDVIELWEKEKFTASTEELEKVVKKFQADDKNKREIGSVQLFLLLCTETYRPLWQTGKKVSDDEDEQEKSAQSIAIFRAAIQIHRLEREIERFRLPIKLTPAEPDLSRRLFMFSDLGDKLAKVKLGEIPGEGDAPSRHFVETAIAFQTGTHLKETRVRIFYSAPRLRRDELLGGAESKWLQPMTAALGLPAPEKAAAFDSAVSLMPDRDADGKIRHLLNFPVSLDAEPLHQFLGKSALWKNQFNGTKDKSIHLHWPGTERDATKKNRWWENPRIVEHGFTILSNDLGQRNAGAWALLKVTCHQANTNKPVIPIGSDGIREWFATVIDSGMYRLPGEDLKIQNKGKWEREKSGKTGRMPSPEEYIAAISLAQKLDIEKATEWLRPHGDLSLPELNDKLLRIANRRLSRLAAYHRWSCFKAHEIQDPEKRKKVIEGQVAELAHYEDEKVKALIPLLTETTIPDFRNASADLFAALRHELQTHLENLANSVAPLRGKIWQWIDRGGESPYGNLTPVPFMDATPKIRGQRGLSMSRLEQLEDLRRLFLRYNRSLDKVAHVPANFGREDQGRESGEPCQNLLDKIDRMKEQRVNQTAHLILAKALGVSLKAHSIPEAERSLRDIHGEYEKSPGREPVDFIVMEDLSRYLSSQGRAPSENSRLMKWAHRAVRDKLKMLAEEPFGIPVLEIAPAYSSRFHFRNGQPGARLKELHQLEPYQKTSLEKTTQPAGKADRIRALAAKDILEQFEIISKENSARIASGKKPRTLYFPVAGGPLFLAARDGNPIQSDVNAAINLGLRAVAAPSCIAIHRRVRAKMEKGNYIAVQKNAREKAAFKDAGKIEITSVISKKFAKSASPNFFYEPDGLVRPDGNLLDDRASLKGQPLVSGLALWSAVNQAIYARCAALNQRRLEAWGLSDEIPI; encoded by the coding sequence ATGAACCGCATCTACCAAGGCCGTGCCAAATCCCTCGAAATCATCGATTCGGAGGGCAATACCCATACATCAACCATCGGCGATCCCCTCTCTTGCCCGCTCTGGAAGCACCACAGCATCTTCCAAGATGCCGTGAACTACTACCTGCTCGCCCTCGGATCACTTGCGGACAAATCATCACCGAGCCGCGTCATTCGTGATCTTCGCGTTCGCTTGGACGCCTCCTGGGAAAAGCATCCTCGCAACCAATCACCACTATCCGGACTTAGGGCTTCTCTCCGAAGGACTTTTCCCGCGCTACCAACCAACGCCACGATCGGGGAAGGCTTCAAAGCCATCCTCACAGGTAATGAAGCCCCGGAAAATGTCCGCATGGTCTCCCTCACCCTTCTGCTCTCAAAATGCGGAGGCGACGCGGCCATCCAGCAGGGAGGACGCGGATATTTCCCGCGGTTCTGCGATCCCAAAACCAATCCAACCTGGGACTACAGCGCTTCATCTCTCGAATCGACTTCCGGCTCCGACACCCTCGCGAATGTTCTTCATTCGGAACCCTCCCAAGCTGAACTCGAATCCATCGCCGCCATAATGGATCTCTCATGGGCGGGTGTGAAGCTCCAACCCGGCAAGTTCTACAAAGGCAATGATGCTAAAGCGCGCCTCCACGAAGCCATCTCCCATCTCTTATCGATGCTGGAAAATCCTAGCAAGCGCCTCACCGAAGCTCTCGAGAATCTCGGGGTGGAACCGGCCACACAACTCTCCGCTTACCGTGATGCAATCGCCACGCTTCCCGATGAGATTTCCATACCGAAAAACAGAAAAGCCGCAAAAGATCTCACCTTCTCGGCGATCACCTTCATCCACTTTCCCAGCGAACTCACCCGCCGCTTCCTACGCCTCGGGATCAAGGCACCCAAAGCGACAAAAGTCTCCGCCAAAAAAGACGACGAAAGCCTCTTCCGCTCCCTCGGTGACGATCCCATCAAACTCGCCCGTGGAAATCGCGGCTACGTTTTCCCGGCTTTTACCTCACTGCCGATCTGGAACCCGGCATCTGAAGGCCTTCCCGTCTGGAAAGAATTCGACATCGCCGCCTTCAAGGAAGCCCTCAAAGCACTCAACCAGTTCAATCTCAAAACCATCGAACGCGAAGAGAAACTCCACCGCGCCATCCACGAGCGCGATTTCCTCCTCTGGCGCACCGACGAAGCCCCGAAATCCGGCGATGAAGACACCGAAGTCGCAGCACCCTCAAGATACGGGAAAAGCCGCGAGGACTGGGAGGCAAAATGGAAACTGATCACAGACCTCGAAACAGAACTCGGCAGAAACCTCAACGAAGGCGAGTGGCAGATCAGCACCGGCTCCGTTCGCGGCCTGCGCGATGTCATCGAACTCTGGGAAAAGGAAAAATTCACAGCAAGCACCGAGGAACTGGAGAAGGTGGTAAAAAAATTCCAAGCCGATGACAAAAACAAGCGAGAGATCGGATCCGTACAACTGTTCCTCCTGCTCTGCACAGAAACTTACCGCCCCCTCTGGCAGACCGGAAAAAAAGTTTCCGACGACGAAGATGAACAGGAGAAGTCCGCACAAAGCATCGCAATCTTTCGAGCCGCTATCCAGATTCATCGGCTGGAACGCGAAATTGAACGTTTTCGCCTCCCCATCAAGCTCACCCCTGCCGAGCCGGATCTTTCACGCAGGCTCTTCATGTTTTCCGACCTAGGGGACAAACTCGCAAAGGTGAAACTGGGTGAAATCCCCGGCGAAGGGGACGCTCCTTCACGCCATTTCGTGGAAACCGCCATCGCCTTCCAGACAGGCACGCACCTCAAAGAAACGCGAGTCCGCATATTTTACTCCGCCCCTCGACTCCGCCGCGATGAACTTCTCGGAGGAGCGGAATCAAAATGGCTCCAGCCTATGACCGCCGCCCTCGGACTCCCCGCACCGGAGAAAGCCGCCGCCTTCGATAGCGCCGTATCCCTCATGCCGGATCGCGATGCCGATGGAAAAATCCGACACCTCCTGAACTTCCCCGTTTCCCTGGATGCCGAGCCTCTCCACCAATTCCTTGGAAAGTCAGCCCTTTGGAAAAATCAGTTCAATGGCACCAAAGACAAATCCATCCATCTCCACTGGCCGGGCACAGAGAGGGACGCGACCAAGAAGAACCGCTGGTGGGAAAACCCCCGTATCGTCGAGCACGGCTTCACCATCCTATCCAACGACCTCGGCCAGCGTAACGCCGGCGCATGGGCACTACTAAAAGTTACCTGCCATCAGGCCAATACCAACAAACCCGTCATCCCCATCGGCTCTGACGGCATCCGCGAGTGGTTCGCAACCGTCATCGACTCGGGAATGTACCGACTCCCAGGAGAAGACCTGAAAATCCAGAACAAGGGGAAATGGGAACGTGAAAAATCCGGTAAAACCGGACGCATGCCCAGCCCGGAAGAATACATTGCCGCCATCAGCCTTGCCCAAAAACTAGACATCGAAAAAGCCACCGAATGGCTACGCCCCCACGGCGATCTCAGCCTCCCCGAGTTGAATGACAAGCTCCTCCGTATCGCAAATCGCCGCCTCAGCCGCCTTGCCGCTTACCATCGCTGGAGTTGCTTCAAGGCACACGAAATCCAGGATCCCGAAAAACGAAAGAAAGTCATCGAAGGCCAGGTTGCTGAACTCGCGCACTACGAAGACGAAAAAGTCAAAGCCCTCATCCCGCTCCTAACCGAGACCACCATCCCTGATTTCCGCAACGCCTCCGCCGACCTGTTCGCCGCTTTGCGTCACGAACTACAGACCCATCTCGAAAACTTGGCAAACTCCGTCGCACCCTTGCGCGGTAAAATTTGGCAATGGATCGACCGCGGCGGCGAAAGCCCCTACGGGAATCTCACCCCCGTCCCGTTCATGGATGCCACACCGAAAATCCGTGGCCAGCGCGGCCTCTCCATGTCGCGCCTTGAGCAACTCGAAGACCTAAGACGCCTCTTCCTCCGCTACAACCGCTCGCTCGATAAGGTAGCGCACGTTCCCGCGAACTTCGGCCGCGAAGACCAAGGCCGAGAATCCGGCGAACCCTGCCAGAACCTCCTCGATAAAATCGACCGGATGAAAGAGCAGCGTGTTAACCAGACCGCTCACCTCATCCTCGCGAAAGCCCTCGGTGTTTCACTGAAAGCCCACAGCATTCCGGAAGCCGAGCGCAGTCTCCGCGACATCCACGGCGAATATGAAAAATCCCCAGGCAGGGAACCCGTCGATTTCATCGTCATGGAGGATCTCTCCCGCTACCTCTCCAGCCAAGGTCGCGCCCCATCGGAAAATTCGCGTCTGATGAAATGGGCGCACCGCGCTGTCCGAGACAAGCTAAAGATGCTCGCAGAAGAGCCTTTCGGTATCCCCGTCCTGGAGATCGCACCCGCCTACTCCTCGCGCTTCCATTTCCGCAACGGCCAGCCCGGAGCAAGACTCAAGGAACTTCACCAACTGGAACCTTATCAAAAAACCTCTCTCGAAAAAACCACGCAACCCGCGGGCAAAGCCGATAGGATCCGTGCATTGGCTGCAAAAGATATTCTCGAACAATTTGAAATCATCTCCAAGGAAAATTCTGCCCGCATCGCGTCAGGAAAGAAACCACGCACCCTGTACTTCCCCGTTGCAGGCGGCCCACTCTTCCTCGCAGCCCGCGATGGTAACCCGATCCAATCCGATGTGAACGCCGCGATCAATCTAGGCCTTCGCGCCGTCGCGGCACCATCTTGCATCGCCATTCACCGCCGTGTCCGCGCGAAGATGGAGAAAGGCAACTACATTGCCGTGCAAAAGAACGCCCGTGAAAAGGCCGCTTTCAAGGACGCCGGAAAGATCGAAATCACCTCGGTTATCTCTAAGAAATTCGCCAAAAGCGCATCCCCGAATTTCTTCTACGAACCAGATGGCCTCGTCCGACCGGACGGCAATCTGCTCGATGATCGCGCCTCCTTGAAGGGCCAACCACTGGTCTCCGGCCTCGCCCTCTGGTCTGCCGTGAACCAAGCCATCTACGCCCGCTGCGCCGCACTCAATCAGCGCCGGCTGGAAGCTTGGGGCTTGTCCGACGAAATCCCCATCTAA
- the cas2 gene encoding CRISPR-associated endonuclease Cas2 produces the protein MPRTRYLVSYDIANPKRLRQVAKTCESFGSRIQYSVFECPLDDLRLANLRAALHILINHDEDQILFVSLGQESSSSPFRIESLGQPYTERSRVTII, from the coding sequence ATGCCCCGCACCCGCTACCTCGTCTCCTACGACATCGCGAACCCGAAACGCCTCCGCCAGGTCGCCAAAACCTGCGAGTCCTTCGGCTCCCGCATCCAATACTCCGTCTTCGAGTGCCCCCTCGACGATCTCCGTCTCGCGAACCTGCGCGCCGCCCTCCACATCCTGATCAATCACGATGAAGACCAGATCCTCTTCGTCTCGCTGGGACAGGAATCTTCAAGCTCCCCCTTCCGCATCGAATCCCTAGGCCAGCCCTATACGGAAAGATCACGGGTCACCATCATTTGA
- a CDS encoding VWA domain-containing protein, whose translation MKTEIAFILDRSSSMESIRTAAINGFNQYLRDQQAAPGRTNLSLVFFDTDTEHRYESLPAAEILPLNMDTYVPRGCTALLDAIGETIDKLGKKLAALPAADRPDHVSVAILTDGEENSSTRFTWKDIAERIKHQTGKYDWEFLFLGASEDAIATAAKMNIHAHNSSAYLADAAGSQAAMASFSRKSLASRAKKSGLATPEQLHDADAPMSDILREEDQKRRQ comes from the coding sequence ATGAAAACAGAAATCGCATTCATCCTCGACCGCTCCAGCTCCATGGAGTCGATCCGCACCGCCGCCATCAACGGCTTCAACCAATACCTCCGCGACCAGCAGGCCGCGCCCGGCCGGACCAACCTCTCCCTCGTCTTCTTCGACACCGACACCGAGCACCGCTACGAGTCCCTGCCCGCCGCCGAGATCCTGCCGCTCAACATGGACACCTACGTCCCGCGCGGCTGCACCGCCCTCCTCGACGCCATCGGCGAAACCATCGACAAACTCGGGAAAAAACTCGCCGCCCTCCCCGCCGCCGACCGCCCCGACCACGTCTCCGTCGCCATCCTCACCGACGGCGAGGAAAACTCCTCCACCCGCTTCACCTGGAAGGACATCGCGGAACGGATCAAGCACCAGACCGGGAAATACGACTGGGAATTCCTTTTCCTCGGAGCCAGCGAGGACGCGATCGCCACCGCCGCGAAGATGAACATCCACGCCCACAACTCCTCCGCCTACCTCGCCGACGCCGCCGGATCCCAAGCCGCCATGGCCAGCTTCTCCCGCAAATCCCTCGCCTCCCGCGCCAAAAAATCCGGCCTCGCCACCCCGGAACAACTCCACGACGCCGACGCCCCCATGTCCGACATCCTCCGCGAAGAAGACCAAAAACGCCGCCAGTGA
- a CDS encoding WYL domain-containing protein: MRDVFGISAAQASADLQGYQEANPTALVYNVRAKRYEAGEGMRCVMHEPRFEEALSLFLGVEVPGAGFAGDLSNRACRVDFFRPLVREAGAEVQRRVFLAMDQGRRLRVRYWSVNSSQGALREIAPHALGHDGYRWHVRAWCFENGSYRDFVLSRMEGAEWPGEEFTADAVDGDWERMETVVLRPHSGLDEDQRKTIIRDYGMKGGVLKVEVRAAMKEYFLAHWRLPVAGRPAHLEISSP, encoded by the coding sequence GTGCGGGATGTGTTCGGGATTTCGGCGGCGCAGGCTTCGGCGGATTTGCAGGGGTATCAGGAGGCGAATCCGACGGCGTTGGTTTATAATGTGCGGGCGAAGCGGTATGAGGCGGGGGAGGGGATGCGGTGCGTGATGCATGAGCCGCGTTTTGAGGAAGCGCTGAGCTTGTTTCTGGGGGTGGAGGTGCCGGGTGCCGGGTTTGCGGGCGATTTGTCAAATCGTGCCTGCCGGGTGGATTTTTTCAGGCCGCTGGTGAGGGAAGCTGGTGCGGAAGTGCAGCGGCGCGTATTCCTAGCGATGGATCAGGGGCGACGGTTGCGGGTGCGGTATTGGAGCGTGAACAGCAGCCAGGGGGCATTGCGCGAGATTGCGCCGCATGCGCTGGGGCATGATGGCTACCGCTGGCATGTGCGTGCCTGGTGTTTTGAAAACGGGAGCTACCGCGATTTTGTGTTAAGCCGCATGGAGGGCGCGGAGTGGCCGGGTGAGGAATTTACTGCGGATGCAGTAGATGGGGACTGGGAACGGATGGAGACGGTCGTGCTAAGGCCGCATTCGGGCCTGGATGAGGACCAGAGGAAGACCATCATCCGTGACTATGGGATGAAAGGGGGTGTGCTCAAGGTGGAGGTGAGGGCGGCAATGAAGGAGTATTTCCTGGCACACTGGAGGTTGCCGGTGGCGGGCAGGCCGGCGCATCTGGAGATTTCAAGCCCCTAG
- a CDS encoding type II toxin-antitoxin system prevent-host-death family antitoxin: MQVTIHEAKTHLSRLIAAVERGEEVVIARRDKPVVELRAVESPAKIKRSSGCGVLAGYFSDSLIERLTNDPELDKQIEEDFESFVEDWK; encoded by the coding sequence ATGCAGGTTACGATCCATGAGGCGAAGACACATCTTTCGCGGCTGATCGCCGCTGTGGAGAGGGGGGAGGAAGTGGTCATTGCGAGGAGGGATAAACCGGTGGTGGAGCTGCGAGCCGTTGAATCCCCTGCAAAAATCAAGCGTTCTTCGGGATGTGGCGTTTTGGCCGGGTATTTCAGTGATTCGCTCATCGAGCGCCTCACCAACGATCCGGAACTCGACAAGCAAATTGAAGAAGACTTCGAAAGCTTTGTGGAAGATTGGAAATGA
- the cas1 gene encoding CRISPR-associated endonuclease Cas1, with product MNPEHPPMPVRRLHNYSYCKRLFYLQWVEDLWVEDADTAAGSHTHRNTDKPSHWGENLDPSERSSLRSLSLESETLGLRGVIDLIENTASGREIIDYKKGTARRDENNHRIAKENDCLQLAAYAMLLAEAGMPIKKASVYYAAEKSRIPVPLTDSLFQTVRDTLAEARALAASGVCPPPLLDDPRCLHCSAYSICLPNESAFWSGTSKAPKTTEPPRPPGDQGEIIVIQDAKAYLGCRGGEIQVRLNEETVSKHPIEQIQAVYLYGAVQTSTQAIHSLLERSIPVAYFSPAGRFLGTTSGLPQSGIDARLGQARLFNSPQHRLPIAREMIRAKIHNQRVLLMRNGSPPDLILKQLADLRDQCPDAKDLDSLRGIEGAAAAHYFRHFKTMLKGTAGENFDFEGRNRRPPNDPLNALLSQGYSILAKELTGICHAVGLDPFIGVFHQPRYGRPALALDLMEEFRPLIADSVALSLLNRQELGTHDFEHTSKGVFMGDSGRRQFWRAWFRRLDTEVKHPQFDYRMSYRRMLDVQTRQLWRYFRGDAQTYYGFTTR from the coding sequence ATGAATCCGGAACATCCTCCCATGCCCGTCCGTCGCCTGCACAACTACTCCTACTGCAAGCGGCTCTTCTACCTCCAGTGGGTCGAGGATCTTTGGGTGGAGGACGCAGATACCGCCGCAGGTTCTCACACCCACCGCAACACCGACAAACCCTCCCACTGGGGAGAAAACCTCGATCCCTCCGAGCGCTCCTCCCTCCGCTCCCTTTCCCTGGAATCCGAAACCCTCGGCCTGCGCGGAGTCATCGACCTCATAGAGAACACCGCATCCGGCAGGGAAATCATCGACTACAAAAAGGGCACCGCACGCCGCGACGAAAACAACCACCGAATCGCCAAGGAAAACGACTGCCTCCAACTGGCCGCATACGCGATGCTTCTCGCCGAAGCCGGAATGCCCATCAAGAAAGCCTCGGTCTATTACGCCGCTGAAAAATCCCGCATCCCCGTCCCTCTCACCGACTCACTTTTCCAAACCGTCCGCGACACCCTCGCAGAAGCCCGCGCCCTCGCGGCCTCCGGCGTATGCCCGCCGCCCTTGCTCGATGATCCCCGCTGCCTCCATTGCTCCGCCTACTCCATCTGCCTGCCCAACGAATCCGCTTTCTGGTCGGGCACCTCGAAAGCCCCGAAGACCACCGAGCCGCCCCGCCCTCCCGGCGACCAGGGGGAAATCATCGTCATTCAAGATGCGAAAGCCTACCTCGGCTGCCGGGGCGGGGAAATCCAAGTCCGCCTCAACGAGGAAACCGTTTCCAAACACCCCATCGAGCAAATCCAAGCGGTCTATCTGTATGGCGCCGTCCAGACCAGCACACAAGCGATCCACTCCCTCTTGGAAAGGAGCATACCCGTGGCCTACTTTTCTCCCGCCGGTCGCTTCCTCGGCACCACTTCCGGACTGCCCCAATCCGGGATCGACGCCCGTCTCGGCCAGGCGCGGCTGTTCAACTCCCCTCAGCACCGCCTGCCCATCGCCCGCGAAATGATCCGCGCGAAAATCCACAACCAGCGCGTCCTCCTCATGCGCAACGGCTCCCCTCCCGACCTCATCCTCAAGCAACTCGCCGACCTCCGCGACCAATGCCCCGATGCCAAAGATCTCGATTCCCTGCGTGGTATCGAAGGGGCCGCCGCCGCCCATTACTTCCGCCATTTCAAAACCATGCTCAAAGGCACCGCAGGAGAAAACTTCGACTTCGAAGGCCGTAACCGCCGCCCTCCCAATGACCCCCTCAACGCTCTCCTTTCCCAGGGTTATTCGATCCTCGCCAAGGAACTCACCGGCATTTGCCACGCCGTCGGACTCGATCCCTTCATCGGGGTATTTCACCAACCGCGCTACGGTCGCCCCGCGCTCGCGCTTGATCTCATGGAGGAGTTCCGCCCGCTCATCGCCGATTCCGTCGCGCTCTCACTCCTCAACCGTCAGGAACTCGGCACCCATGACTTCGAGCACACCTCCAAAGGCGTCTTCATGGGAGACTCCGGGCGAAGGCAATTCTGGCGCGCGTGGTTCCGCCGTCTTGATACCGAAGTCAAACATCCCCAATTCGACTACCGCATGTCCTACCGCCGCATGCTCGATGTCCAGACCCGCCAGCTATGGAGATATTTCCGGGGCGATGCGCAAACCTACTACGGCTTCACCACCCGATAA
- a CDS encoding DUF21 domain-containing protein, translated as MALLITYVLIALVFSFLCSLLEASLLTLTPTSVSRAVQDGKPWGLKMQRLKEDIDRPLSAILTLNTIAHTMGAAGAGAQYAKIFGNTGEAVFAAALTLAILVMTEIIPKTIGSRFANLLAPFTAFGCNFLITALKPLVLASKSLTSLITPAQSVPDLSEQREEILAMTRIGETSGSLHERESQFVHNLIQLHAMKASDIMTPRPVIFSLPQSTPLPDFAALIEDKPFTRIPLYEKGGDDFTGFAIRGDALLAHLKDHYDTGTLADVIKPIAVTPEYTPVDKLFQRFIEERHHIMLVTNEFGTTVGLVTLEDIIETIFGIEILDESDRHPDLQHHARSLWHERAKKMGLELE; from the coding sequence ATGGCCCTGCTCATCACCTACGTCCTCATCGCCCTCGTCTTCTCCTTCCTCTGCTCCCTGCTGGAAGCCTCCCTCCTCACCCTAACACCCACCTCCGTCAGCCGCGCCGTTCAGGACGGCAAGCCATGGGGCCTCAAAATGCAGCGCCTCAAGGAAGACATCGACCGCCCCCTCTCCGCCATCCTCACCCTCAACACCATCGCCCACACCATGGGTGCCGCCGGCGCCGGCGCACAATACGCGAAAATATTCGGAAACACCGGCGAGGCCGTCTTCGCCGCCGCACTCACGCTTGCCATCCTGGTGATGACGGAAATCATCCCCAAAACCATCGGCTCGCGTTTCGCAAACCTGCTCGCTCCCTTCACCGCCTTTGGCTGCAACTTTTTGATCACCGCTCTCAAGCCCCTCGTCCTCGCTTCCAAATCCCTCACCAGCCTCATAACGCCCGCACAGTCGGTGCCCGACCTCTCGGAACAGCGCGAGGAAATCCTCGCCATGACCCGCATCGGAGAGACCTCCGGCTCCCTCCACGAGCGCGAGAGCCAGTTCGTCCACAACCTCATCCAGCTCCACGCCATGAAGGCTTCCGACATCATGACACCCCGCCCGGTCATCTTCTCGCTCCCACAGTCCACACCGCTCCCGGATTTCGCCGCACTCATCGAGGACAAGCCCTTCACCCGCATCCCCCTCTACGAAAAAGGAGGCGACGACTTCACCGGATTCGCCATCCGCGGAGACGCGCTCCTCGCCCACCTCAAGGATCACTACGACACCGGCACCCTCGCCGATGTCATCAAGCCCATCGCCGTCACCCCGGAATACACACCCGTTGACAAGCTCTTCCAGCGCTTCATCGAGGAGCGCCACCACATCATGCTCGTCACCAACGAGTTCGGAACCACCGTCGGGCTGGTCACCCTCGAGGACATCATCGAGACCATCTTCGGCATCGAGATCCTCGACGAATCCGACCGCCACCCCGACCTCCAGCACCACGCCCGCTCCCTCTGGCACGAACGCGCCAAGAAAATGGGCCTCGAGCTCGAATGA